In the genome of Propionispora hippei DSM 15287, the window CCGCAGTTCCTGTTGACCGCCGCCTTGCGACAGCTTTTATATACTATCACATCGGCTTTTGCCTGTCAACCTGTTTTTTATTGGCTTTCTTACCATTTCCTGCCGCCCTGTTCAGCGACTTTTATAGATTAACACACTTCTGTTTTTATGTCAACTTCTATTTTAAAAAACTACTTCTTTTGTTTACAACAACCTTTTTTGCAGGTACAACCGCATTCACGCCCCTGCATTTGCTCCTCTCCCCAGGTTTCAGCCTCCTGGCTGCTGTAAAAAACACCTTCACCAATTTTATTACGTAAAGTATCGGCTGTCTGCTTAGGATATTCAGACAAGTCGGCCTGTTCAACCAAATAGTTGATAAAACCGCCATCCTCACCAATTCCAAAGCTTACAATCCAAACAATCTCCGGTTGAGTCTTCATATAACCCTCCAATCGTTTTTTAGCGGACGGCAATTATCCCTATTGTCCAAAGCGACTACTGCCCATGGGCTAATTGCTCTAACCACTATTAAGTATGAACCCTAAACAGCACCGAAATACATAGCATCAACAATTCCGGGCACCAGTCCCGCCGGATCATTGGCTAGGTTACCGCTCACCTTATCAGCTAGTTCGGGAACGTTTTCTCGCGATAGACCAAATGTCTTTAATGTATAATTGGCACCAATCGCTTCGGTAAACCGATCAAACTCTTGTAGCACCTGCACTTTTCCCCGGCAGTTTTTTCCGGCTAACGCGGAGAATAAACAATCAAATTGTTCACTGGAGTATTCATAAGTGTTCTCCAACCAAGGTCTAAAGAGGCTGATTAGCCCCGCCCCATGACTTGAACCGGTTTTTATCCCAATAGGGTATTGCAGACGATGTGGCAGGCAGGTCGATGAATTAGCCAAGCTCGCTCCCATCAGCATACTGGCATAGTGCATTGCTGTGCGTGCAGCTATATTGCCACCATCTTGAATTGCCAAGGGCAAATAATCACGGACCTGACCAATAGCTTCGATAGAATTGATCTTTACCATAGAATTTGTTGCTTTGGATATACTGGTTTCCACAGCGTGAGCAAAAACATCAAAGCCGGTTTCTAGCGTAACCTTGGGTGAAAGCGACAAAGTCAGGAGAGGATCGACAATAGCAACCTTCGGAAAGAAATTCTGGTGGCGAAAACTCGTTTTTATACCGGCAGTATCATCGGTTAAAATAGCCGCTTTATTCAATTCGGCCCCGGTACCTGCCGTTGTAGGAATAGCAACTAAAGGAAAGGTTATAGCCACTTGATCCACATTTTTTTTGCCTACTAAGTAAGGTTCAATGCCTTCACCTGTGGATAATCCCAAAAGAACTCCTTTCGCCGCATCAATTACGCTGCCACCGCCCAGTGCTACAACTATGTCCGGGTGATAGGAGGCATATTCTGCCACGCAACGATTTACTTCCGCTGCATGCGGTTCCGCACTGACATCTGCAAATACGGCTGTTTTGACTCCCGCAGCCTGTAGATTGTGCTGCAGCTTGTCGGTATATCCCAATGCCTGCATTGCTTTCTTTCCTGTAACAATCAATGCCCGGCTTCCCAATTGGGCAATTCGGCCGGCAGCCTGCTCAAAGCCGCCACAGCCGAAAACAATTTCTGTTGGCATATAGTACGAAAATTTCATACCATCGCTCTCCTTTATAAAAATGCTTTTTATAATTACTATTATACGGTTGTATCCACCTAAAAAAAGAAGGACTTTCCTTATGTGCTAATGCCAAGGTAAGTGACTTCCCATGACAATAATCATTCCGACTCCTACAGCTATTTTTATCAGCATCCCCACCACATGGCCCACCAGCACACTCTTAGCTACCCGACCGGCCTTGGCCAAATCGGTCTGTTTAGTATATTCTGCTACGTAACTTGCCAAAAACGCTCCCAGACTGGCTCCCAGAACCGAACCAATAACAGGCAGTATCGCGGTACCAGTCACCCCGCCCAGCACGGCCCCTATAATGGCAGCAAGCATGGCCCGTTTAGAGGCTTTCTCTTTTCTCGCACTAACAACGCCTGCTGCAAATTCTACAACTTCACCGAAAACCAACATACCGAAAAGCGTAGCTAGCATAGTCAGGTTGAACTGTTGGAAGCCTTCATAACAACCATACAGCAGAGCTATAATGAAAAGAAAGAAATTACCCGGCAAAGAAACAACGGTTAGAAAAAATCCGGTTATAAGCAAAATAAGCATAAGGCTATGTATGGCAAATTGACTGATGTCCACGCAATATCCTCCTGTTTTTGCATTCTTTCTACAGTTCCAATGATCTGTTCTTACTTGCTATATGTTCCAGCAATTGTTCCGTCAATTGAAGAAATTGCCTCTCTACTGCCGTCATATTGCGCTCGCTAGTGTCAGGTGAGGAAAAAACCCTGGGTGGCTGCTTATGGATTCCCTGATGATGTAACCGTTCAAATTCATAATATAACAAGGCATTATCCACTGCCTCAACTTCCCTTAATTCAGCCTCGTTCATGTCCCCAAGACAAAATTTAGCATAAATAGCCTGTTGCAGCTTGTGTTCGATTTTACGGTATTCCTTCAAGTAACATTTTACCGGCCTGGTGATATCAGAAATATATGCTTCACTGGCATCATGCAGCAAACAGGCCAATTGAACCCGTTCACTCAAATGTCTGGCCCGGGCTTCTAACGTACAATTTATACAATGCTGAGCGACACTATGGAATTTTTTAAAATGACCGTTCGCCCGGCACATCTGCGACAGAGCATGCGCAATATCTTCTATATGGATTTCCTCCGCCCGGGGATCAAGCGGGTAAAACAATGTATTGGTGTAAGTCAAAATGGCATTTTCTCGGGACATATGGCTAATTT includes:
- a CDS encoding iron-containing alcohol dehydrogenase; amino-acid sequence: MKFSYYMPTEIVFGCGGFEQAAGRIAQLGSRALIVTGKKAMQALGYTDKLQHNLQAAGVKTAVFADVSAEPHAAEVNRCVAEYASYHPDIVVALGGGSVIDAAKGVLLGLSTGEGIEPYLVGKKNVDQVAITFPLVAIPTTAGTGAELNKAAILTDDTAGIKTSFRHQNFFPKVAIVDPLLTLSLSPKVTLETGFDVFAHAVETSISKATNSMVKINSIEAIGQVRDYLPLAIQDGGNIAARTAMHYASMLMGASLANSSTCLPHRLQYPIGIKTGSSHGAGLISLFRPWLENTYEYSSEQFDCLFSALAGKNCRGKVQVLQEFDRFTEAIGANYTLKTFGLSRENVPELADKVSGNLANDPAGLVPGIVDAMYFGAV
- a CDS encoding DUF456 domain-containing protein, with product MDISQFAIHSLMLILLITGFFLTVVSLPGNFFLFIIALLYGCYEGFQQFNLTMLATLFGMLVFGEVVEFAAGVVSARKEKASKRAMLAAIIGAVLGGVTGTAILPVIGSVLGASLGAFLASYVAEYTKQTDLAKAGRVAKSVLVGHVVGMLIKIAVGVGMIIVMGSHLPWH
- a CDS encoding HD domain-containing protein, whose translation is MSRENAILTYTNTLFYPLDPRAEEIHIEDIAHALSQMCRANGHFKKFHSVAQHCINCTLEARARHLSERVQLACLLHDASEAYISDITRPVKCYLKEYRKIEHKLQQAIYAKFCLGDMNEAELREVEAVDNALLYYEFERLHHQGIHKQPPRVFSSPDTSERNMTAVERQFLQLTEQLLEHIASKNRSLEL